A single genomic interval of Klebsiella sp. RHBSTW-00484 harbors:
- a CDS encoding zinc-binding alcohol dehydrogenase family protein: MMTETVTNQAAWQKAPGQPLRIGVTALPHLAANEILIRNAAIAINPLDWILQDVALLPWLDYPAILGSDVSGEVAAVGGAVERFKVGDRVIGQAVGTTVNQPAQGAFQHHTIVLDHMAAPIPNNIAFADAAVLPLGLGTAASGLYGRTQLALAPPLHSPTARPEVVLVWGGSSSVGCNAIQLAVASGYRCVATASARNVGLLKELGASEVLDHSSPAIVEDVIEAMRGRSLAGTLHATGHMKDCFAVVARCEGSRRVAATLAPPDERSFGVEATHISGTSLKDDEVGPMIYREFLPQALAARTFVPAPPAKIVGQGLEMLQAALEALKAGVSAAKIVVTLP, translated from the coding sequence ATGATGACCGAAACCGTGACTAATCAGGCCGCCTGGCAGAAAGCGCCGGGGCAGCCACTGAGGATCGGTGTCACCGCTCTGCCGCATCTGGCGGCGAACGAGATATTGATCCGCAACGCGGCCATCGCGATCAACCCACTCGACTGGATTCTGCAGGACGTCGCGCTTTTGCCATGGCTCGACTATCCCGCGATTCTCGGCAGCGACGTCTCCGGTGAGGTCGCGGCGGTCGGTGGCGCGGTCGAGCGGTTCAAGGTCGGCGATCGAGTCATCGGACAGGCGGTCGGGACAACCGTAAATCAACCTGCGCAGGGTGCGTTCCAGCACCACACGATCGTGCTGGACCACATGGCGGCGCCGATCCCCAACAACATTGCCTTCGCTGATGCGGCAGTCCTCCCGCTTGGCCTTGGCACCGCCGCAAGCGGGCTCTACGGACGGACACAGTTGGCTCTCGCGCCACCGTTACACTCGCCGACCGCGCGTCCAGAGGTCGTTCTGGTCTGGGGTGGATCGTCGAGCGTTGGCTGCAACGCCATCCAGCTCGCGGTGGCGTCGGGCTACAGGTGCGTCGCCACCGCTTCGGCGCGCAACGTCGGCCTGTTGAAGGAGCTGGGTGCAAGCGAGGTTCTTGACCACTCGAGTCCAGCCATCGTGGAAGACGTGATTGAGGCAATGCGCGGGCGCAGTCTCGCTGGAACGCTTCACGCGACCGGTCACATGAAAGACTGTTTTGCCGTAGTTGCGAGATGCGAGGGCTCGCGCCGGGTGGCAGCGACGCTGGCCCCGCCCGACGAGCGTTCATTTGGAGTCGAGGCGACGCACATCTCCGGGACGAGCCTCAAGGATGACGAGGTTGGTCCAATGATCTACCGCGAATTCCTGCCGCAGGCTCTCGCGGCGCGCACGTTCGTCCCCGCCCCTCCGGCGAAGATCGTGGGCCAGGGCCTTGAAATGCTCCAGGCTGCCTTGGAAGCCCTGAAGGCGGGTGTATCCGCAGCGAAAATCGTCGTTACCCTGCCTTGA
- a CDS encoding LysR family transcriptional regulator yields MELNQVSYFINLAETLNFTAAARLSGVSQPSLTRAIRRLEDELGGPLIYRDGKNSRLTGLGHDVEAEFRRMVVAMKSVRNHSEHWAMGGHRVLDVAVAPTVGPKEFTAFFESALAEMPSIEIKLHSLQSNEDTSEVLSGKYHACIMPRETRPERKLDVHPLFRERFVLGCSANHPLAANEIVRGEDLLEFPFVDRLKCEFRDRILDHFARRDLLMRPRFRSDREDWVQRVVADGHAICILPERSPTVQGLVTRPIDGFVLEREVVIATVSGSTATVEIRNIAQLAARYEWN; encoded by the coding sequence ATGGAACTCAATCAAGTCAGCTATTTCATCAACTTGGCCGAGACGCTGAATTTCACAGCGGCCGCTCGCTTGAGCGGTGTGTCACAGCCAAGTCTGACCCGCGCGATCCGCCGCTTGGAAGATGAGCTTGGCGGGCCGCTGATCTATCGCGACGGGAAGAACAGCCGCCTGACTGGCCTTGGCCATGACGTCGAGGCAGAATTCCGGCGCATGGTGGTCGCGATGAAGAGCGTTCGCAATCACTCGGAGCACTGGGCGATGGGGGGGCACCGCGTGCTGGATGTCGCCGTCGCGCCCACCGTCGGACCAAAGGAATTTACGGCATTCTTCGAGAGCGCATTGGCGGAGATGCCATCCATCGAAATCAAGCTGCACTCGCTCCAGTCGAACGAGGACACATCGGAGGTGCTTTCAGGAAAATACCACGCGTGCATCATGCCGCGTGAAACAAGACCGGAACGCAAGCTGGATGTGCATCCTCTATTTCGGGAGCGCTTCGTGCTCGGCTGTTCTGCAAACCATCCCTTGGCTGCCAACGAGATCGTGCGCGGCGAAGACCTGCTCGAGTTTCCTTTCGTCGATCGCCTGAAATGCGAGTTTCGCGATCGGATCCTCGATCACTTCGCGCGACGGGACTTGCTCATGCGACCTCGCTTTCGATCAGATCGCGAGGACTGGGTGCAACGGGTCGTCGCTGACGGCCACGCCATATGCATTCTTCCGGAACGATCGCCGACCGTGCAAGGCCTCGTCACTCGGCCGATCGACGGATTTGTCTTGGAGCGCGAAGTCGTGATCGCGACAGTATCCGGCTCCACGGCAACGGTCGAGATACGGAACATCGCGCAGCTGGCAGCCCGGTATGAGTGGAACTGA
- a CDS encoding LysR family transcriptional regulator — translation MPDLTLDLRYLKYAVQVAEAGSFRRAAERLSISQSTVSRRVQLFERQLGFSLFKRTRAGAGLTPEGERFLQQAVVGARYLRNAATEIRSARKLKTGLVRFGMLEAFPACPIINILSAFRNRHPTIEVKLEEGTSEENTLGVKRGLLDAAISLSASKSPQFQVRRLCEPDLFVALSPLHELAARPQLSWEDVCDEVFLVRSDGAGRELAGILRRMVGAGDGAVQLSIQQVSRETLLTMVEQGFGLTITSVIYRPDIALIPLPSARAPTAAIISSSDNDNPTLPLLLKCFDTPSRAGTTD, via the coding sequence ATGCCCGACCTGACTCTTGATCTCCGATACCTGAAGTACGCCGTTCAGGTCGCCGAGGCCGGCAGCTTCCGCCGAGCGGCGGAGCGCCTATCGATATCGCAATCCACCGTCAGCCGACGTGTGCAGCTGTTTGAGCGCCAACTTGGCTTTTCTCTCTTCAAGCGTACGCGAGCGGGGGCAGGGCTGACTCCAGAAGGTGAGCGCTTCCTTCAACAAGCGGTGGTGGGAGCGCGCTACCTTCGTAACGCCGCAACGGAGATCCGCTCCGCGCGGAAACTCAAGACCGGGCTCGTGAGGTTTGGAATGCTTGAAGCGTTCCCGGCGTGCCCGATCATCAACATTCTCTCGGCATTCAGAAATAGACATCCGACGATCGAGGTAAAGCTTGAGGAAGGCACTTCAGAAGAAAACACTTTGGGGGTGAAGCGCGGATTACTGGACGCAGCAATCAGCCTGAGTGCGAGCAAGAGCCCTCAGTTCCAAGTTCGACGTCTCTGCGAACCAGATCTGTTCGTGGCATTGTCCCCGCTTCACGAGTTGGCAGCACGGCCACAGCTGTCGTGGGAGGACGTTTGTGACGAAGTCTTCCTCGTTCGCTCGGATGGCGCTGGGCGTGAGCTCGCTGGCATACTCCGGCGCATGGTGGGCGCCGGAGACGGAGCGGTTCAACTCTCGATCCAACAAGTCAGCCGAGAAACCCTGCTGACGATGGTCGAACAGGGCTTCGGCTTGACCATCACCAGCGTGATCTACCGGCCGGATATCGCGTTGATCCCGCTCCCATCGGCGCGGGCGCCGACGGCCGCTATAATTTCTTCCAGTGACAACGACAACCCGACTCTGCCGCTGCTGCTGAAGTGTTTCGACACCCCCTCTAGAGCGGGGACCACGGATTAA
- a CDS encoding DUF6314 family protein — MPTEIVAAIGEGALAYRESGILSLADGRVFSACRQYRYRLSEDSVVVEFADGPHIGTQFLSLSFSRTDTGLEASGVYACGDDTYHATYRILGPAAFEVVIMVQGPAKAYELVSRYSRSG, encoded by the coding sequence ATGCCCACCGAAATCGTAGCAGCGATCGGCGAAGGCGCGCTCGCTTATCGAGAGAGCGGCATTCTCTCACTGGCAGATGGCAGAGTATTCTCCGCGTGCCGGCAGTATCGCTATCGCTTGAGCGAGGACAGTGTTGTCGTCGAGTTCGCAGACGGACCTCATATCGGGACGCAGTTCCTCAGCTTGAGTTTCTCGCGGACGGATACCGGGTTGGAAGCGAGTGGCGTCTATGCCTGCGGAGACGACACCTACCATGCAACCTACAGGATTCTGGGGCCGGCGGCCTTTGAAGTGGTCATCATGGTCCAAGGGCCTGCAAAGGCATACGAGCTAGTCAGCCGATATTCCCGGTCGGGATAA
- a CDS encoding YeeE/YedE thiosulfate transporter family protein produces MGSFALELLLCVLAFGFGYAANQGGTCLVVAAHELHRRQPPKMFVGFLAASAAAGLVAVPIVWTGTLGATLAPSTSINFLLLIGAIAFGLGALINDTCLLGSLARLGDGEMRLLALPLGLTIGILAADHGRFGYDSTWPSLISKPSATGLVTLLAFLVVLVLALVFVSTKSVLRTKPGWSFGASMIGLGITGGLLYALSPAWTFADVIQRALPLRMSPAGEVALTAVISSIAGALTASFRQGNLRLQLPTANGILRSVVGGTLMGIGIALIPGGNDGLILAAVPTLSPGGIVAYLLMTTTIVFGFAARGKLFRRCLSRP; encoded by the coding sequence ATGGGATCGTTTGCGCTCGAACTTCTTCTATGCGTACTTGCCTTCGGGTTCGGATATGCGGCGAACCAAGGCGGAACCTGTTTAGTGGTGGCCGCTCATGAGTTACACAGAAGACAGCCGCCGAAAATGTTCGTCGGATTTCTCGCAGCGTCGGCAGCGGCAGGCCTGGTTGCGGTCCCGATAGTCTGGACGGGAACACTGGGCGCAACACTCGCACCCTCGACCAGCATCAATTTCCTCCTGCTCATCGGCGCCATCGCCTTCGGCCTCGGCGCACTCATTAATGACACATGCCTGCTCGGATCGCTGGCGCGGCTTGGGGATGGGGAGATGCGACTTCTAGCTCTACCCTTGGGATTAACGATTGGTATCTTGGCTGCCGACCATGGCAGGTTCGGCTACGATTCAACATGGCCAAGCTTAATCTCCAAACCGAGCGCAACAGGCCTCGTTACTCTCCTAGCCTTCCTAGTTGTGCTCGTGCTGGCACTCGTTTTCGTTTCCACGAAGAGCGTTCTGCGAACAAAGCCGGGTTGGTCGTTCGGCGCTTCGATGATTGGACTCGGTATCACTGGCGGACTTCTATATGCACTCTCGCCGGCCTGGACCTTCGCAGACGTGATTCAACGCGCCCTTCCTCTCAGAATGTCCCCGGCCGGCGAGGTCGCGCTCACTGCGGTGATCTCTTCGATCGCAGGCGCCCTAACCGCCTCCTTTCGCCAAGGCAATCTGCGTCTCCAACTGCCGACAGCCAATGGCATTCTGCGATCTGTCGTCGGCGGCACATTGATGGGTATCGGCATCGCGCTCATACCCGGCGGGAATGATGGGTTGATCCTCGCAGCGGTTCCGACTCTTTCACCTGGTGGGATAGTCGCCTACCTTCTGATGACGACGACAATCGTCTTCGGATTTGCAGCGCGTGGTAAGTTATTCCGGCGCTGCCTTTCACGGCCATGA
- a CDS encoding DUF2274 domain-containing protein: MSKLKLGPIADDKPLKVQVELPAALHQDLVDYAHLLGREQGQSAVDPARLIVPMLQRFIATDRGFAKARRTLTPGSAD; this comes from the coding sequence ATGTCGAAGCTTAAGCTAGGCCCCATCGCGGACGACAAGCCGCTTAAGGTACAGGTCGAGCTACCTGCAGCTCTCCACCAGGACCTTGTTGACTACGCCCACCTATTGGGCCGAGAGCAAGGTCAGTCCGCTGTTGACCCAGCTCGGTTAATCGTCCCGATGTTACAACGGTTCATCGCGACAGACCGTGGCTTCGCCAAAGCCAGGCGAACGTTGACGCCGGGGAGCGCCGATTAA
- the msrA gene encoding peptide-methionine (S)-S-oxide reductase MsrA, translating to MEDLLRRARGVISTRVGYTGGEMPDPTYARHYGHAEAVEVTFDPSVLAYRSLLELFFQIHDPTTYEQQGSDVGPSYRSAIFYTTEVQKEVALTTIAEIEASGSWPGPVVSEINPEEPFWEAEPEHQEYLVRYPGGYSCHFVRPTWRLDRSDERPAVILDRKS from the coding sequence ATGGAGGATTTGCTGCGCCGAGCCAGGGGAGTCATTTCGACGCGTGTCGGTTACACAGGCGGAGAAATGCCTGATCCGACCTACGCGAGACATTACGGCCATGCGGAAGCAGTGGAAGTGACCTTCGACCCTTCCGTTCTCGCCTATCGCTCGCTCTTGGAACTCTTCTTCCAGATACATGACCCCACGACCTACGAGCAACAAGGCAGCGATGTCGGTCCGAGCTATCGATCGGCGATTTTCTACACCACCGAAGTGCAGAAGGAAGTCGCCCTCACAACCATCGCGGAAATCGAGGCATCAGGAAGCTGGCCAGGCCCGGTCGTGTCGGAGATCAACCCAGAAGAACCCTTTTGGGAGGCGGAGCCAGAGCACCAAGAATACCTGGTGCGCTATCCTGGGGGCTATAGCTGCCACTTCGTGCGCCCGACCTGGCGGTTGGACCGCTCAGACGAACGCCCAGCTGTAATACTTGACAGAAAGAGTTGA
- a CDS encoding MarR family winged helix-turn-helix transcriptional regulator, with product MISDDIVRASSSRAPEAGPAASALALLAHKPGLSIRMLAIGVGLSHAGTVRLVDRLVSEGLIERREHSTDGRARSLYLTPTGKVASDEVLASRDQVIAEGLSILNPDELKTLSDIAERVLRNRLENLEQSYRICRLCCYEGCTNCPVDAELHERGVDREKNDDA from the coding sequence ATGATCAGCGACGACATCGTTCGCGCTAGTTCATCGCGGGCGCCGGAAGCTGGACCCGCCGCCTCAGCGCTGGCGTTGCTCGCGCACAAGCCCGGGCTCTCGATCCGTATGCTTGCGATCGGGGTGGGCCTTTCACATGCTGGAACTGTTCGCCTGGTGGATAGATTGGTAAGCGAGGGATTGATCGAGCGTAGGGAGCATTCGACAGACGGGCGCGCGCGATCCCTCTATCTTACTCCAACTGGCAAGGTCGCGAGCGACGAGGTCCTGGCCTCGCGCGATCAAGTGATTGCCGAAGGGCTATCGATCCTTAATCCAGACGAACTGAAAACCTTATCGGACATCGCTGAACGCGTTCTCCGAAATCGCTTGGAAAACCTCGAGCAGTCATACCGCATCTGCCGCTTGTGCTGCTACGAGGGCTGCACGAACTGCCCCGTCGATGCCGAATTGCATGAGCGAGGTGTGGACCGCGAGAAGAACGACGACGCGTAG
- a CDS encoding MarR family winged helix-turn-helix transcriptional regulator has protein sequence MVLLSMEPGLPISVLATSIGLSHAGTVRLIDRLEREQLVERRRQITDRRARFIHLTNSGKKITDALLKAREQVISECISPLSPNDLDILGMLSERLLVANGFDKDGSVSLCHLCGYSRIAPSRGKAKPGRSPRWNVASEG, from the coding sequence ATGGTGTTACTCAGCATGGAGCCCGGACTGCCGATCAGCGTTTTGGCTACCTCGATCGGGCTTTCTCATGCCGGGACGGTGCGATTGATCGATAGGCTCGAGCGCGAACAGTTGGTGGAACGACGAAGACAAATCACCGACAGGCGGGCGCGCTTCATTCACCTCACCAATTCGGGGAAGAAGATAACGGACGCCTTGCTCAAGGCACGGGAGCAGGTGATCTCCGAATGTATTTCGCCCCTGTCGCCCAATGACCTCGACATTCTAGGCATGCTGTCGGAGCGGCTCCTTGTGGCAAACGGCTTCGACAAAGATGGCTCGGTCAGCCTTTGCCATCTGTGCGGCTACAGCAGGATCGCGCCTTCCCGTGGTAAAGCTAAGCCGGGGCGCTCGCCACGCTGGAACGTCGCATCAGAAGGCTGA
- a CDS encoding bifunctional alpha/beta hydrolase/OsmC family protein: protein MDMAGRSFTFVSGAGSPLSGHLEPPEGTPRGWAIFAHCFTCGKDSRAAVHISRALSRAGIGVLRFDFAGTGIGGGTGEPVNFASDVEDLRAAANAMAAAGMSPSLLVGHSLGGTAAIVAAADMPDIAAVATIGAPADLQHILRLFGPNDLDTIASEGEASVEIAGRPFLIRRGFLEAVEGIDVEKAIASLRRPVLVMHSPLDQVVGIDHASRIFVASRHPKSFISLDNADHLLTDVADANYAAAMVAVWASRFLPPLSADLPQVEVAEGVVSTETLAGTFQLKVRSGEHTLFADEPASVGGLGTGLSPYELVSAGLAACTVMTMRLYANRKGFPLERASTTVQHEKVPDMMPPDRFTRTIVLDGPLSDDQRARILAIADRCPVDLSLIRGSDVQTELLSASQAADPARLA from the coding sequence ATGGACATGGCAGGAAGATCATTTACGTTTGTCAGTGGGGCTGGCTCTCCGCTGTCCGGGCACCTCGAACCGCCGGAAGGGACGCCGCGGGGCTGGGCGATCTTCGCCCACTGCTTCACGTGCGGGAAAGACAGTCGCGCCGCTGTTCACATCTCGCGCGCGCTGTCGCGTGCGGGCATCGGGGTCTTGAGGTTCGATTTCGCCGGGACCGGGATCGGCGGTGGGACGGGAGAACCTGTGAACTTCGCGTCGGACGTCGAGGACCTTCGGGCCGCCGCAAATGCGATGGCGGCGGCGGGCATGTCACCGTCCCTCCTCGTCGGGCACAGCCTGGGTGGCACCGCTGCGATCGTAGCCGCCGCCGACATGCCTGATATTGCGGCGGTAGCGACGATTGGTGCGCCGGCCGACCTTCAGCATATCTTGCGCCTCTTCGGACCGAATGATCTGGACACCATCGCGAGCGAGGGCGAGGCCTCGGTGGAGATTGCCGGTAGGCCCTTCCTCATTCGCCGAGGGTTCCTTGAGGCGGTTGAGGGGATCGACGTCGAGAAGGCCATTGCCTCCCTGCGACGGCCGGTGCTGGTCATGCACTCTCCGCTGGATCAGGTGGTCGGCATCGACCACGCGTCGCGCATCTTCGTCGCGTCCAGGCACCCTAAAAGCTTCATCTCGCTCGACAACGCGGATCACCTTCTCACCGACGTCGCGGACGCGAACTACGCCGCGGCCATGGTGGCGGTTTGGGCGAGCCGCTTTCTCCCACCACTCAGCGCGGATCTTCCGCAGGTCGAGGTTGCGGAGGGCGTCGTCTCCACCGAAACTCTTGCAGGGACGTTCCAGCTCAAGGTCCGCAGCGGCGAGCACACTCTGTTCGCCGACGAGCCAGCATCGGTCGGTGGCCTCGGGACCGGACTATCTCCCTACGAACTCGTATCTGCCGGCCTCGCAGCCTGCACGGTGATGACGATGCGTCTCTATGCGAACCGCAAGGGCTTTCCGCTCGAACGGGCGAGCACGACCGTGCAGCACGAGAAGGTGCCGGACATGATGCCACCCGACCGGTTCACCCGCACCATTGTCCTCGATGGGCCGCTGAGTGATGATCAGCGCGCTCGGATCCTCGCGATCGCTGATCGGTGTCCCGTCGATCTGAGTCTCATCCGGGGTTCGGACGTGCAGACCGAGCTCTTGAGCGCCAGTCAGGCTGCGGATCCCGCGAGGCTGGCTTGA
- a CDS encoding YkgB family protein has product MSIFDRYEFLVPEHGRRDLGLLRWALVIVFLWFGAMKFTAYEAYGIAPFIEHSPIMNWLGMFGTQGQSYFIGVIELSTGLVLILGAFRPLFSALGALMSAATYLITLTFFITTPGVAEQTAGGFPAISAAPGQFLLKDAVLLAASLVLLRASVRHRGALVLS; this is encoded by the coding sequence ATGAGCATTTTCGACCGTTATGAATTTCTTGTCCCCGAGCACGGTCGGAGGGATCTTGGCCTGCTTAGATGGGCTCTCGTGATCGTATTTCTGTGGTTCGGCGCGATGAAGTTCACAGCGTACGAGGCCTATGGTATCGCCCCGTTTATCGAACACAGCCCGATCATGAATTGGCTCGGCATGTTCGGGACGCAGGGGCAAAGCTATTTCATCGGCGTTATCGAGTTATCGACCGGTCTCGTTCTGATCCTTGGTGCATTTCGTCCACTCTTCTCTGCGCTAGGCGCACTAATGTCAGCAGCGACCTATCTGATCACGCTGACCTTTTTCATCACCACTCCAGGTGTCGCGGAGCAGACTGCCGGCGGCTTTCCTGCGATTTCGGCTGCACCAGGGCAGTTTCTACTGAAGGACGCAGTTCTGCTAGCGGCGTCCCTCGTGCTGCTGCGTGCTTCGGTCCGCCACAGAGGGGCGCTTGTGCTCTCGTGA
- a CDS encoding TrbI/VirB10 family protein, with protein sequence MSENPPRIEEVPDDDAQPLTGEPVGPAPMRLRAEPPRVTRLSRKVLAGLGLVASVGLGGALIYALQTRDAGRPNDELYSTENRSTADGLAGLPRDYSGVPQLGPPLPGDLGRPILSTQDRGQPVPTPGTATPNPGISPEEQRRLQEIETARTSRLFSGSESRGTPAAAGAAPALAPVPDLASIGLAPPPATPSAQDRQNAFLNAAADRRTVAPDRVAAPVSPNVLQAGAVISAALITGIRSDLPGQITAQVTENIYDSPTGRILLVPQGTRVVGQYDNNVQFGQSRVLLVWTRLVFPNGRSIVLERQPGADAEGFAGLQDGVDYHWWDLAKAAGLSTLLSVGAELAVDNDDQLVQAIRNGGQDTINDAGQQIVRRQLNVAPTITIRPGFPVRVLVTRDLVLEPYGG encoded by the coding sequence GTGAGCGAGAACCCGCCCCGGATTGAGGAAGTGCCGGACGACGATGCGCAGCCCCTGACCGGCGAGCCGGTCGGGCCTGCGCCGATGCGGCTGCGGGCCGAACCGCCCCGCGTCACCCGGTTGTCGCGGAAGGTTCTCGCCGGCCTCGGTCTTGTCGCCAGCGTCGGGCTCGGAGGTGCGCTGATCTACGCGCTTCAGACCCGCGACGCCGGTCGGCCGAACGACGAACTCTATTCGACCGAGAACCGCTCGACCGCTGACGGACTGGCCGGCCTGCCGCGAGATTACAGTGGCGTGCCACAGCTCGGTCCCCCTCTTCCCGGTGACCTCGGCCGGCCGATCCTTAGTACCCAGGATCGCGGACAGCCGGTGCCCACACCCGGGACGGCCACGCCCAATCCCGGCATCAGCCCGGAAGAGCAGCGCCGCCTTCAGGAAATCGAGACCGCGCGCACCAGCCGTCTCTTCTCCGGATCGGAAAGCCGGGGCACACCCGCTGCTGCGGGAGCTGCCCCAGCGCTCGCGCCGGTGCCGGATTTGGCGAGCATTGGCCTCGCTCCGCCGCCCGCCACGCCCTCGGCGCAGGACCGGCAGAACGCGTTTCTGAACGCCGCGGCCGATCGCAGGACGGTTGCGCCCGATCGCGTCGCTGCGCCAGTATCGCCGAACGTCCTTCAGGCGGGAGCAGTGATATCCGCGGCGCTGATCACCGGCATCCGATCCGATCTACCCGGCCAGATCACCGCGCAGGTCACCGAAAACATCTACGACAGCCCAACCGGCCGTATCTTGCTTGTGCCGCAAGGCACTCGTGTGGTCGGGCAGTACGACAACAACGTGCAGTTCGGCCAGAGCCGAGTCCTGCTCGTCTGGACTCGGCTCGTCTTCCCGAACGGGCGCTCGATCGTTCTCGAGCGCCAGCCTGGTGCTGACGCTGAAGGGTTCGCCGGGCTGCAGGATGGCGTCGATTACCATTGGTGGGATCTGGCCAAGGCTGCGGGATTGTCGACACTGCTGAGCGTCGGCGCCGAACTCGCGGTCGACAACGACGATCAGCTCGTTCAGGCGATCCGGAACGGTGGGCAGGACACCATCAACGACGCAGGGCAGCAGATTGTGAGGCGTCAGCTCAACGTCGCGCCCACGATCACTATTCGGCCCGGATTTCCCGTGCGCGTTCTCGTGACGCGAGACTTGGTACTGGAGCCATATGGAGGGTGA
- the trbG gene encoding P-type conjugative transfer protein TrbG has translation MKPYFRKAGNPASHTHVLPALRRAAFPVVLLAATALAGCATTNPPPEISYDNAAPAVQTVDPPAPVTVVELPRPLPLPGQLQRVEETRRAPEPSNPTARVNQANEAARVQPVRDGFINSMQVYPWTQGALYQVYTAVGQITDIALQPGEQLVGAGPVAAGDTVRWIIGDTESGSGATRQIHILVKPTRADLMTNLVINTNMRTYHMELRSTERTYMASVSWQYPQDQLIALRRQNAEAQAAQPVASGVDLANVNFRYAIEGDRAPWRPLRAFDDGRQVFIEFPRGIGQGEMPPLFVVGPEGNTSELVNYRVRGHHMIVDRLFAAAELRFGSGREQKRVRIVRTDGRPTS, from the coding sequence ATGAAGCCGTATTTCCGTAAAGCCGGAAACCCGGCTTCACACACACACGTACTCCCGGCTCTCCGTAGAGCCGCATTCCCGGTCGTTCTGCTAGCGGCGACCGCGCTCGCGGGCTGCGCGACCACCAATCCGCCGCCGGAGATTTCCTACGACAATGCGGCTCCGGCGGTGCAGACCGTCGATCCACCCGCGCCGGTCACCGTGGTCGAGCTGCCCCGGCCGCTGCCGCTGCCTGGCCAATTGCAGCGTGTGGAGGAGACGCGGCGTGCCCCGGAGCCTTCTAATCCGACCGCTCGCGTCAACCAGGCAAACGAGGCGGCACGAGTCCAGCCGGTGCGCGACGGCTTCATTAACTCGATGCAGGTCTACCCGTGGACTCAAGGGGCGCTTTATCAAGTCTATACCGCCGTCGGGCAGATCACCGACATCGCGCTCCAACCCGGGGAGCAGCTTGTCGGCGCAGGCCCGGTGGCCGCCGGCGACACAGTGCGCTGGATCATCGGCGACACCGAGAGCGGATCGGGGGCAACGCGCCAGATCCACATCCTAGTAAAGCCCACCCGCGCCGACCTGATGACAAACCTCGTCATCAACACCAACATGCGCACCTATCACATGGAGCTGCGCTCGACAGAGCGCACCTATATGGCGTCGGTCTCATGGCAGTATCCGCAAGACCAGCTCATTGCGCTGCGCCGTCAGAACGCCGAGGCGCAGGCGGCCCAGCCGGTGGCGAGCGGCGTCGATCTCGCGAACGTCAACTTCCGCTATGCGATCGAGGGCGACCGTGCGCCGTGGCGGCCGCTGCGCGCCTTCGACGACGGACGCCAGGTCTTTATCGAGTTTCCGCGCGGCATCGGTCAGGGCGAGATGCCGCCACTCTTCGTCGTCGGCCCCGAGGGCAACACCTCTGAGCTCGTGAACTATCGCGTTCGCGGCCACCACATGATCGTTGATCGTCTGTTCGCGGCTGCCGAACTTCGCTTCGGCTCCGGCCGCGAGCAGAAGCGCGTCAGGATCGTCCGCACAGACGGGAGGCCGACCTCGTGA